The genomic stretch TGAGCGCAACGTGTAGCGGAGCCGGGACGTGGTCCGTCACCCATCCGAATTCACCAAAGCTCAAGAAGAAGGACGTCTACAACGTGACCGCCACTCAGGCCGACGGTTCGGGCAACGTCGGCAGCGATACGAATCAATTCACGGTCAAGGACTAGCAACGCGCAGACGATCACCTGCCTGGTCGGCGACGACCGAAACGGTCGCGAGGGGTGACCGGACACCGGTCACCCCTCGCTGAGGATCCGGGCCGCCGCCCCACAACCGTCACCAGGCCGAAAACGTTGCATTCCACGCCGGCGGCGCTAACCTGAGGTCGTCTATCGTCGTATCGGGCCGGGAGACGAGCGGGCGACGGACGCAAGGAGAAGGGGGACTGCGGTGCGACACCGCTCGGTGCGGGGGGAGCGAGGCCAGGCGACGGTCGAGTTCGCCATCGTGATCCCGCTCCTGCTGCTGCTCGTCGTCGGGCTGTTCGAGTTCGGCAAGACGTTCAACTACTGGCTCAACCTCAACCACCTCGCGAACGAGGGCGCCCGCTGGGCGGCGGTCGACAGGGTTCCGGGCAACCAGACGCCGACGGGCGACGATATCAAGGCATACATCCGGAGCCAGATCCTCACCGGCGAGCTGCAGACGAATGTCGGCTCGTCCGGGATCACGCTGTGCTTCGACGGCGCGAGCCCGACCCAGCCGCAGGTCGGCGACGCGGTCACGGTGGCCCTTGCGGCGCCGAACCCGATCAAGCTGCTCTCCGACGTGATGAACATCACGATCCGCGGCAAGGCGACGATGCGCCTCGAGCAGGCGCCGACCGCGGACAAGCTCGCCGGGTGGGTGAAGTGCGCCAGCTGAGACGCGACGAGCGCGGCAGCGTGCTCGTGGTCGTGGCCGTCGCCGTGCCGACGCTGATGGTGATCATGGCGATGGCGATCGACTTCGGGAACTGGTGGGTCCACAAGCGCCAGCTCCAGAACCGCGTCGACGCCGCCGCGCTCGCCGCCGGCGTCGCCTACGGCACGCTGTTCAAGGACTGCGCGACCAGCCCCGACGCGACGGGCGCCGCGATCACGAACGTCGCCAAGCAGTACGCCGGCGTCGGCAGCAGCTACAACGCGAGCGTCAACGACCCGGCCAAGCTGACCGTGAAGGTGAACGCGACGAGCCTCGACACGGCCGACGGCAGCGCCGGCGGGCCGTGCAGCGCCCACGCGGCCGACGACATCTCGCCCGCGGGCAGCTACTGGACCGAGGTTGCCGCGCGCGAGAACAGGGTGGCGAGCTTCTTCGCCGGCTTCGGCGTGCCGACGCCGACGATCGCCGCCCGCGCGCGCGTGGCGCTGATGCGGGCGAGCAGCGCGAGCGGCATGCGGCCGTTCGTCCTCGCCGACGCGGCCGCCGTCTCGTGCGTGAGCGCGACCTACCCGAACGGCACGGTCGCGCTGGCGCGCGTCGGGGGCAGCACGACGCAGTGGAGCGGGACGCCGTCGTTCACCATGCCGGGTGCCGACGCGCCGATCTCGATCAAGGTCGGCTGCGGCTCGGGCGCGCCGAGCTACCCGCAGAGTGCCTACGTCACGCGCGTCCAGACGAGCGGGCAGCAGCCGCGGCTCACGAACATCCGGCTGCAGCCGGCGGCCGCCTCCTCGTGCACGAACGGGAACCCGTACTTCATCCCGCGCAACGGCGCGCCCTGCCAGATGACGGTGACCGCGACCGTGTCCTTCGCGAATTCCAACAACCAGTTCGTGCGTGCACAGGTCGGCAACGACAACCCCTTCAACCTCACCCACGGCTCGGGCAACGACTGGTCCGGAACGTTCACCGTCAACCCCCGCACCGGCGTCGGCCCGAACGGCGCCCAGCCCGTCAAGATCCTGGCGCGCAACACGGCGAACGGCAGCTACTCCACCATCGGGGAGGCGCGGATCCAGGCGGGCACGGCCGCCAACCAGGGCCCGATCGCGAACGTCGTGCTCCAGAACTACGCGAGGGCGACAGGGCAGCCCCTCGGCCAGATCACCGTCACGCTGCGGGGCCTCAATCCGAACGAGGTCGTGACACCCGACGCGGGTGCCGACTGCGGCTCCGGCAACCTCTCGAGCCAGTTCGACAACGGCTGCAGCGGCCCGTTCCAGATCAAGTCCGGCACGGCCCCCTGCCGCACGACGGCGCCGTTCGACTGCCTCGGAGGGATCGGCGACGGTGAGCTGTCGACGCTCTCGGACGGGAACGACAACAGCAACTACAACCGGCGCTGGGCCCCGGGCTCGAGCTGCACCGCCAACCGCTGGCCGAGCAACATCTCGCCCGGCGACCCGCGGCTCGTGACCGTGTTCCTCACCGATGCTCTCCCCGCCAAGCAGGACGGCAACGACGAGTACCCGATCACCGGCTTCGGCGCGTTCTACGTCACCGGCTGGGACGGCGCCCCGTCGCGCTGCAACGGCCAGAACGACCCGCGACCCGACGATGCGGCGAGCGGCGCCGTCTGGGGCCACTTCCTCAAGCTCGTGCTGCCGTCCGCGAACGGCACGGCGGGCACAGAGCCCTGCAACCCCGGCGATTCGGCCGCGTGCGTCGCCGTTCTCGTAAGGTGAGACGTACGCCCCGGGTAGACAGGAGCAGCGGAAACCGCGATAACGAGAAGGGGCGGGCGGATGACGTCGGGGGCCGTGGGAAATGGAGATGAGATGCAGCAGACGGTGAGCAGCGTGTCGGCGGCGCATCCCGGGCGCCCTTCGGACGAGAGGACACCCCGCCGCGGGACGGGGAGGGCGTAGCGTGGCGAACGCGATCCGCACGCTCGTCGTCCTCGACGCCGGTCTCAGCCACGACCGGATCCTCGGCGCGCTGCCCGACGACGCGAACGTCGACGTCGTCAGCGTCGTCGAGGGCATGGACGCGGCCGGCCGTGCGCTCGAGAGCACGGACTGCGACGCGCTCCTGATCGCCTGCGAGGGGTACTCGGACCGGGTGCTCTACCTGATCGAGAGCGCCGTCAACCAGGACGGAGAGCGGCCCGTCATCGTCCTCTGCGAGGGGTCGTCGAACGGCTTCGTCCAGCGCGTCTTCGAGGCCGGCGCCGAGGACATCCTGATACTCCCCCAGCCCGGGAAGGCGGTCTCGTTCACGATCCAGAAGGCGCTCGCCCGCCGGGGAGGCGCGCGCGTGCGCGGCTCGGACACGGGTCGGCTGGTCGTCGTGCTCGGACCGAAGGGAGGCACCGGCAAGACCCTGACCTCGACGAACCTCGCCGTGGCGATGCAGGACGCGGGCGAGCGGGTCGCGATCGTCGACCTCGACCTGCAGTTCGGCGACATCGCGCTCTGCATGGGCCTCCCACCCGGGAAGACGATCTACGACGTGGCCGCGTCGGGCCACATCGACGCCGCCGCGCTCGACGCGCACATGGCGACCCATGTCTCCGGCGTCCGCGCCCTGCTGGCCCCGAGCCGGCCCGACCAGTCGAGCGCCGTCTCGGTCGAGACCGTGCGCGAGGTGTACGCACTGTTGCGGGACACGTACGACGCCGTCATCGTCGACACGCCGCCGGGCTTCACGCCGGAGGTGATCGCCTCGATCGACCTCGCGACCGACCTCGTGATGGTCGGGATGCTCGACTCGCTCTCGCTCAAGAACACGAAGCTCGGGCTCGAGACGCTCGAGCTGATGGGCTACGACCCGGACCACATCCGGCTCGTGCTCAACCGCGCGCACAGCCGCGTCGGCATCTCGACGGGCGACGTCGGCACCGTCCTCGGCCGGCCGCCGGACGTGCTCGTCCCCAGCGACCGCGAGATCCCCCGCAGCGTCAACGAAGGGGTGCCGATCGTCACCACCCGGCCGCAGTCGGCGGCGGCCGTCGCCTTCCGCCGCCTCGCGGGGTTCTACACCGACGCGGAGATAGCGGAGCCGGTGGCCGCGGCCGGCGCCACACGCGGGCTCCGCGTCTTCGGAAGGAGAAAGTAGATGGAGCTGCACGAGCGCCTCACGGCCGCGCGGCCGGTCGCACCCGCCAACCT from Gaiella occulta encodes the following:
- a CDS encoding TadE/TadG family type IV pilus assembly protein; translation: MRHRSVRGERGQATVEFAIVIPLLLLLVVGLFEFGKTFNYWLNLNHLANEGARWAAVDRVPGNQTPTGDDIKAYIRSQILTGELQTNVGSSGITLCFDGASPTQPQVGDAVTVALAAPNPIKLLSDVMNITIRGKATMRLEQAPTADKLAGWVKCAS
- a CDS encoding AAA family ATPase — encoded protein: MANAIRTLVVLDAGLSHDRILGALPDDANVDVVSVVEGMDAAGRALESTDCDALLIACEGYSDRVLYLIESAVNQDGERPVIVLCEGSSNGFVQRVFEAGAEDILILPQPGKAVSFTIQKALARRGGARVRGSDTGRLVVVLGPKGGTGKTLTSTNLAVAMQDAGERVAIVDLDLQFGDIALCMGLPPGKTIYDVAASGHIDAAALDAHMATHVSGVRALLAPSRPDQSSAVSVETVREVYALLRDTYDAVIVDTPPGFTPEVIASIDLATDLVMVGMLDSLSLKNTKLGLETLELMGYDPDHIRLVLNRAHSRVGISTGDVGTVLGRPPDVLVPSDREIPRSVNEGVPIVTTRPQSAAAVAFRRLAGFYTDAEIAEPVAAAGATRGLRVFGRRK
- a CDS encoding pilus assembly protein TadG-related protein — translated: MGEVRQLRRDERGSVLVVVAVAVPTLMVIMAMAIDFGNWWVHKRQLQNRVDAAALAAGVAYGTLFKDCATSPDATGAAITNVAKQYAGVGSSYNASVNDPAKLTVKVNATSLDTADGSAGGPCSAHAADDISPAGSYWTEVAARENRVASFFAGFGVPTPTIAARARVALMRASSASGMRPFVLADAAAVSCVSATYPNGTVALARVGGSTTQWSGTPSFTMPGADAPISIKVGCGSGAPSYPQSAYVTRVQTSGQQPRLTNIRLQPAAASSCTNGNPYFIPRNGAPCQMTVTATVSFANSNNQFVRAQVGNDNPFNLTHGSGNDWSGTFTVNPRTGVGPNGAQPVKILARNTANGSYSTIGEARIQAGTAANQGPIANVVLQNYARATGQPLGQITVTLRGLNPNEVVTPDAGADCGSGNLSSQFDNGCSGPFQIKSGTAPCRTTAPFDCLGGIGDGELSTLSDGNDNSNYNRRWAPGSSCTANRWPSNISPGDPRLVTVFLTDALPAKQDGNDEYPITGFGAFYVTGWDGAPSRCNGQNDPRPDDAASGAVWGHFLKLVLPSANGTAGTEPCNPGDSAACVAVLVR